The Cydia splendana unplaced genomic scaffold, ilCydSple1.2 scaffold_78_ctg1, whole genome shotgun sequence genome includes a window with the following:
- the LOC134805896 gene encoding uncharacterized protein LOC134805896 — MANVNLFRSPNKQFGSNPELQSEKQDPVPSHSGQQRKRKHLDGCDMDLSNLESEIKNMFADIKSELKSLRSENSTINNSISELKTQQQEILSEFNHMKTSFEFADEKQREHERQMAELTSKVSDLENKHSDYEALNNKYDHLLLDLDRQQQYARIQNLEITGMPESKNENLPNLIISIAKHAGVEIIQSDIEHVTRVRAMTPREGRPRAIVVKLRNRTHKNNILAGLRRTRGISTSDIDLQGESRRLYVNEHLTPSRKQVLKECKTAAKNRGYEYVWVRECNIYARKSDGAPVLAVESLKDLKKLL; from the coding sequence ATGGCGAATGTTAATTTATTCCGCTCACCGAATAAGCAATTTGGTTCGAATCCCGAACTTCAATCAGAAAAACAGGACCCTGTTCCTTCTCATAGTGGTCAGCAGCGAAAAAGGAAACATTTGGATGGTTGCGATATGGACTTATCAAACCTAGAATCAGAAATCAAGAACATGTTTGCCGACATCAAATCGGAATTAAAATCACTGCGCTCGGAAAACAGCACGATTAATAACTCAATTTCTGAATTAAAGACACAGCAACAAGAAATTTTGTCCGAGTTTAATCATATGAAGACCTCCTTTGAATTTGCTGATGAGAAACAACGCGAGCACGAGAGACAAATGGCAGAACTAACCTCAAAAGTGTCCGACTTAGAAAATAAGCATTCCGACTATGAGGCACTGAACAACAAATACGACCACTTACTTCTGGACCTGGATAGACAACAACAATATGCTCGTATTCAAAATCTCGAAATTACCGGCATGCCAGAATCAAAAAACGAAAACCTGCCGAATCTTATCATATCGATTGCCAAACACGCTGGAGTAGAAATAATCCAAAGCGACATCGAACACGTCACCAGAGTACGTGCGATGACACCTCGAGAGGGCCGGCCCAGGGCCATCGTAGTCAAATTGAGGAATCGTACACACAAAAATAACATCCTTGCAGGCTTGCGAAGGACCCGCGGCATCTCCACGTCAGACATCGACCTCCAGGGAGAATCTCGTAGACTTTATGTGAACGAGCATCTTACACCATCACGGAAACAAGTACTCAAAGAGTGCAAGACTGCGGCAAAGAATCGAGGATACGAGTACGTTTGGGTTCGAGAATGCAACATTTACGCCAGGAAGTCAGACGGAGCTCCGGTCCTAGCAGTCGAATCACTCAAAGATTTAAAGAAGTTGTTATGA